A portion of the Lolium rigidum isolate FL_2022 chromosome 1, APGP_CSIRO_Lrig_0.1, whole genome shotgun sequence genome contains these proteins:
- the LOC124670382 gene encoding putative UPF0481 protein At3g02645 has protein sequence MAASSDPEGSGSGHRRGTPLVFDELRWVVQIRDSLTEDADDEDDNGIPVSVFNVPKQLQVHKPEAYVPQFIALGPYHHWRPELYEMERYKLAAARRAQRRLCPAGLKLDALVTQFARLERKVRAYYHRYLDFSGETLSWMMVVDGAFLLEFLQIYAAADGGQRGGGGKPALGRVSSRMVHLVDFAGRKSAHGLILRDMFMLENQIPLFLLRKILEPQCASAEEASELLTSMVTGLMKELCPFKMMDGDFPAVDVAKHAHLLELLYFLLVPKPPAEDTTWEAHDHDESYDIEEQPSAGGEKKTSGGGSDYVAQLFAAMWGMASKLGSGPLDYVMKPIAFAVKAPWKMLTVVPGISGIKHPVESYFVSGTDGRYSMSSSTAGHLSRPPLIEEIMVPSVSELVNAGIEIAATTGDLSTICFDCKTATLHLPAVTVDSNTEVMVRNLVAYESSAASGPLVLTRYTELMNGIIDADEDVALLRQRGVLLNRMKSDGEVTKLWNGMSRSVRLTKVPAMDKAVEEVNRYYNGRWRVKTKRFMRKYVFSSWQLLTFLAAIMMLMLTTLQAFCSVYTCSRWFGAVTVTAATGG, from the coding sequence ATGGCGGCTAGCTCCGATCCCGAGGGCAGCGGCAGCGGGCACCGGCGCGGGACGCCGCTGGTTTTCGATGAGCTCCGGTGGGTAGTGCAGATCCGTGACTCCCTGACGGAGGAcgccgacgacgaagacgacaacGGCATCCCGGTCTCCGTGTTCAACGTGCCGAAGCAGCTGCAGGTGCACAAGCCGGAGGCGTACGTGCCTCAGTTCATCGCCCTCGGCCCCTACCACCATTGGCGCCCGGAGCTGTACGAGATGGAGCGCTACAAGCTGGCCGCAGCCCGCCGCGCACAACGCCGCCTCTGCCCCGCCGGTCTTAAGCTCGACGCCCTCGTCACCCAGTTCGCCCGCCTCGAGCGCAAGGTCCGCGCATACTACCACCGCTACCTTGACTTCAGCGGCGAGACGCTCTCCTGGATGATGGTCGTCGATGGcgccttcctcctcgagttcttgCAGATCTACGCCGCCGCAGACGGAGGGCAGCGAGGAGGTGGAGGCAAGCCGGCGCTGGGGAGGGTATCGTCGAGGATGGTGCATCTCGTGGACTTCGCCGGGAGGAAGTCGGCGCACGGCCTCATCCTCCGGGACATGTTCATGCTCGAGAACCAGATACCGCTCTTCCTCCTCCGCAAGATCCTCGAGCCTCAGTGCGCATCGGCAGAGGAAGCTAGCGAGCTGCTCACGAGCATGGTTACCGGGCTCATGAAGGAGCTCTGCCCGTTCAAAATGATGGATGGTGACTTCCCGGCGGTCGACGTCGCCAAGCACGCGCACCTGCTCGAGCTGCTCTACTTTCTGCTCGTGCCCAAGCCGCCGGCCGAGGACACCACGTGGGAGGCCCACGACCACGACGAGAGCTACGACATCGAGGAGCAGCCATCGGCCGGCGGCGAGAAGAAGACGTCCGGCGGCGGATCCGATTATGTGGCGCAGCTGTTCGCCGCCATGTGGGGCATGGCGTCCAAGCTTGGGAGTGGCCCGCTGGACTACGTGATGAAGCCGATCGCGTTCGCGGTGAAGGCGCCGTGGAAGATGCTCACTGTTGTTCCCGGCATTTCGGGGATAAAGCACCCCGTCGAGTCATACTTCGTATCCGGCACCGACGGCCGCTACTCAATGTCGTCGTCCACTGCGGGACATTTGAGCCGGCCGCCGCTGATCGAGGAGATCATGGTCCCGTCGGTGTCCGAGCTCGTCAACGCTGGCATAGAGATCGCAGCAACCACAGGCGACCTCTCAACCATCTGCTTCGACTGCAAGACGGCGACACTCCACCTCCCGGCGGTGACCGTCGACAGCAACACGGAGGTGATGGTCCGAAACCTTGTCGCCTACGAGTCGTCGGCGGCATCCGGCCCGTTGGTGCTCACCAGGTACACGGAGCTGATGAACGGCATAATCGACGCCGATGAAGACGTGGCGCTGCTGCGCCAGCGCGGTGTGCTGCTAAATCGGATGAAGAGCGACGGCGAGGTGACAAAACTGTGGAACGGCATGAGCCGATCGGTGCGGCTGACGAAGGTACCTGCCATGGAcaaggcggtggaggaggtgaaCCGGTACTACAACGGCCGGTGGCGCGTGAAGACGAAGCGGTTCATGAGGAAGTACGTGTTCAGCTCATGGCAGCTGCTCACATTCCTCGCCGCCATCATGATGCTGATGCTCACCACGCTCCAGGCCTTCTGCTCCGTCTACACCTGCTCCCGGTGGTTCGGCGCCGTCACCGTCACGGCGGCGACGGGAGGATGA